The following nucleotide sequence is from Paroedura picta isolate Pp20150507F chromosome 1, Ppicta_v3.0, whole genome shotgun sequence.
ATAGGATATTAAAATaacatattttaataataatagctATTATAAATTGTTACAGCCAGCTATTAGACTGGTAGGTGGTGTTCTGCAATTTGGGAGCTATCCAAGTTCTTTGGAATTGCTGATGTacctttgcaggattcttgctgttccaagaaatgctctgtcttctggagctgacCTGGTATTTGCTcagtgcccagaatgtccaggtgttgcTTGAGACTTTTAGGCCCTGCTCTAAGGGCTCTAATAACAACTGTCACTATGGTAACCCTCTTCTCCCAGAGGTGCTGTAACTCTGTAGGTCTTGGTATTCCATTATCCTCTTATTTCATGATTATCTTATTATTCTATGCCTTGTATAGTATATACTAACTATTAAAAAAGACTACTATCAATATGAAGTATTCTTACACAGAAACCACAATAATGCTTGTTCCTGGTCTGCAACATGTTAGATGGGAGGTGGGGCCTCATTTGGAAAGTCCGATGTCAGGAAAAAGACTAGGCCAGAATCCTTCTCCCTGACATTTAGTTTTCTGTAAGCATGTAGGATGGTGCCTTTCCTCAAAATAAGAACTGGGAAAAGTCATATTTTGCCCTGAACAGAGTGTGTGCTGGTTTAGCATATTTATTTTGACTGATAAACAGTAAGCAGCATTTTAAATTGATGagtttcatattgttttatattacAAGAAATGATCTGAAAGATTTGATTAGGAAAAGCCATTTATTAGGTATGATTTAAATGTTCATATAAATAAGCTTTTTGTGGgaataattttattaaaattatatttgttaAATTTAAAGACCATAGAGGATTGATGCCTCTGGTAGGGCAATCCTATATAGAGTTACTCAAGTCTAAACTCATTGGTTTCATTGAGCTTGATGTAAACTAATTTTTCATAGAAAGGTAAACTAATTTTTCATAGAAATGCATTGCAGTTTCAGGATACCCAGGGAACTGTCTATGATATACTATGTCTATTACGTTTATTTTAACAGGGTTTATTTTGCTCTCTTCCATCAGTTGCAGAGTTACTTTCTGTAGCATCACTTGCATTACTTTCTAGTTCTACAGTAGATTGATTACAGTGCCCTTTGCACCATGTGAGAGGAAACCTATAGATAAAAATTTTATCATTGCATTTGATTTGACCAGCACACAGAAATGCAGGCGAATCCCTAAGCTGGTTGTTTACTGTGGCTTAAGTCATATCTCCCCACCCATACATGTAGTCTTACACAAAATGTTTAGGGGTGATCACTAGAAAAACGTTTACAGCTCTGGAAACACCAAGCTTGAATGATATTGGCAATGGTATCCATTCATTGTTTAATTTATGaaacaataaatattttcatcTATAAAGTTTCTGCCTCACATCTCTGTACACAAGGAATGGGGGGGTACACAAGTGTACCCCATTACCAAGGTTAGGCTTGAACCATGGGCTAGTGATACTTGAACCATGGGCTAGCTGTCTCACCCTTTTTAGCTAGTATACTACACAAGCTCTCAAACTTAGCATGTGGGTTCACATCATATAGCCTGGGAAGCCTACATGTAGTCACCAACACATGGTATGGCCTGCATTTCCCAGTACCATTTTTGAGACTTAGCAAGCATTGCTGAACCCCCTGTCCTCTATTTGTTGCAGCTTTGAGCATGGGCCAGCTCAGCAGCATCAACACATCTGGGTGCATTGAAGCTACACCATAGGAGACAGGGCAGTTATCAAGCTAGTGCCAAGAGATACCTGGGGCATGAATTCCTTACAGATACTAGCAACAAAACAGGGAGCCTGATTTTAAATAGCACAATCAAATAGAGGTTGAAGGGTTGAAGTCTTTTACCCTTGAAGCAAATTGAGGCTTTGCAGTTTATTTGTAGAATGAGATGGTGATCTTCACTGTACCTGTTTGTCCTCTAAGTCAAATCCCTGGCATGCAAAACCTGACACTCATGGGGCGACTCCGGATGACGACCTAGTTCGGACCTATCCTCCTCCAGTCAAGACTGATTCTGGCCTATGTAACTACGGGAGTTGCATTCCCATGCTGTAGCTTATCCTACTGATTTATAGCTTAAAAGACACATACTTGTTGTTGTAGTTAACatattttttcctaatttttagaTCATAAATCAATTCCTTGTATTCCAAAAATTCAGTGGTTGATTGAAAATTCCTGGAAAGAAGGTTTTGATCCTCAAGGAGCTTCTCATTTCAACAGCAGACTGCAGGGCACTAAGGCATGGATAGGAGCATGTGAAATTTATTCACTTTTAACTTCTCTCAGCCTAAAGTAAGTGCTGTTAATCCAAAGAAAGATAATTTATGTTGACTTCACGGTAGTTAATGCTGCTGTTTTCTATAAGCACCTTTTATGTAGGATTTCAGATTCAAATTGTTCCTGTGTAAACGTGTCAGACTTTCAAAATTATTACAACATCAATACATAATGAGACAAATGTTGTTTGGATTCGGGGAGATCTTGGAAAATCTTATGGTACCAATCAACAAATCTGTTGCCAGGATCCCTTCCCCTTAGATAAATCCTTGTCATTAATCCTctgctctctcccccaccccatttattTTAGGGTCACTCTGCTACTTCTCAGTAGGCTGTCTGTGAGTGAGAACTGCTTCAACTTTTGACAGTCTCAAGACACCTGCTCTAATGTTACTGTCAAGGAAAATGAAGCTTCTGGTGCAATTTGTTTCTCTAGTACTAGGGTGAACCAGGAAGAACTACTATTTGGGAAtaagcaatgagcctcttgtggtgcagagtggtaaggcagcagacatgcagtctgaaagctctgcccatgaggctggcagtgcaatcccagcagccggctcaaggttgactcagcgttccatccttctgaggtcggtaaaatgagtacccagcttactggggaaggcactggcaaaccaccccgtattgagtctgccatgaaaacgctagagggcgtcatcccaagggtcagacatgacccagtgcttgcacaggggatacctttactaatAATAAATAAGCAATGGCCCTGAAGGACTGATTAAATGTAAGCCGTAGTAGAATTTTCAGGAATCAATACACTAGTGAAATATCCCAGATAGAATATTTTGTCAGCTGCTTATGCAGGCTTTGTTGAAATTGCCTTATAGGTGTCAAATAGTCGACTTTCATGAGCCAACTGGCCCATTAGGAACGCACCCTCGCTTGCTCGAGTGGGTGATGAATTACTACAATTCAGACAAGGAAAACAATGCAAAGGTGGTGTGTACATCCAAGCCTCCAATCTATCTTCAACACCAAGGTATATTTTCAAAAATAGCCATCAGTACTCTTTATTTCCTTTACCTGTTTTTTGGGGTGTTCTATAAATCCTACTTCAGCAACAAGAAGAAACCCAAGTTATATAAGGCTGCTTACATCTTTCCCAGAGGTTAATGAgctttttttgcttttcctgtAAAAGTGgagtttcccccctcaaaagctcATCTGTTGTCCTAGGCTGTCTTAATTCAGTAAAGCATAATTTTCAAATAAAAGCTGAGCTCCATGTACATGAAAGAATCTGGTTCTTTATAACTGAACTATAGCGTATgacgggggtcctcaacccctgggttgcggcccagtaccgggccgccaaggccatagtaccgggccaccggcagccacgcttgcctcccccccctgcaacgAAACAGCCGCTTCGCTCGCAGCCCAGCTAGCTGCTCGCtgcgagagggggagggaagaggcaggcgtggccaccggCACACCAGCGACGCAAATGTGCACACGCGGAGCTGCCAttcatgcgcatttgcgccccctgctggcaaaaacacacacacacactgcaactaTGTGcattagtgccacctggtggcaataACGTGCATGTGTGGTAACCGCATGCACGTTTACGCGGAGCTGGCACGCTggcccgggccaccggctctcccccacccctggaggcggtcctcgaccacaagaaggttggggaccgctggtgtatGAGACCAAGGCTGATTTCAcacaaagaggtttttttccataTTCATCATGTTATTGGTCTAATTGTTGGTCTATTTGTGCTTTCAGCAGAAATTCCAGATGGCACAGGGTATTTTTTAACCATTATTAGGTTTTCCTTTTATAGCATTGAATGTCGCTCCTCCACTCACTGTCTTGCTGTTGTAGTAATTCTCCACTCGTAAAAAATTGATGTGTTGTGCTGCTCAAGAATAATACAGTTCTTTATGACATTTGAAAAAGAACACCTGTATTTGTTCAATGTCAGCGCTGAACAAGACACTGGGGCAGATCTCCTCACACCCACTCCCCGCTAATCTCACTGTGATTAATTTATTTCTTCCTGAATCTTGGATCTCTGTCAGTGCCAGACTGAACAAGACATTGGTGTAGTTATCCCCTCACATGACCATGTTTTTGTATTGCCATACTTGAGTAATTGCATTATTTCATTGTCCTGACACCCATAACTCCATTAAAACACTTAGGCAGTGCATTGAAACTCCATTCAAACAgaagggttgggcgctttggtgcctgAAGCAGCCGTTTGCTCCCACGGCTTCCAGCACTATgccgcggagggggggggagcagcgccCCCTGGCACACtgatgcccgcgcctcccccccaaCCCTAGAAAGCATACTTTCCTTTTTGGACATAAGGGGGGAAATTCCTTGCAGGGTCTTTTTTATATAAAAGAACAGACTGTTCACAACTTGAACAGGGATGGAAGATGACATGTGAGAATGGAGGGGGAAGCCCACAAGTTGGGTGGCTGAAATGGGAAAAAATCCTCCATGTGGAACCAGTCCCATAGATGTGGGCGAGACGCCACGTATAACAATTTCCCAGAATGATTTATAATTCAGATGTGTCCAGCAGAAAAATACATGCATTTTTCAAAAGTATTtttgacttttttgttttgtttctaaaatGAGGCCATAGTCGCACTATTCTTGGAATAGAAGAAAGGAAGAACAAAAGCTTGTGTCTGCTAGTATTTGATCCAGGCTGCCCTCCACAAGAAACACAAAAACTCTTAAAAGGCATTGATGGTTACAATCTGAGGTTGATTCGGAGATTTGCGGGTGGCTTAAAACATAAACAGTACCAAGTGGTGGCCATAGATGGTGTGCTgtcagaagaggaaaaggaagtaaGTATTCATAAGAATCCATTAGATTAAATACATAATTATgcataaatgcataaatatatGCATGTAAATATAAAATTAGGCAACTTTTTTCACAAGAAGGCTGTACCATCCCTATACTTTATTTGACATATTCTGTGCTTTATGTGCCTTTTGGAAAGTGGAGGTAGGAATGCAAcacctctttccctctccaaaataTTCACTACATATTCTGCTACAAACATTGCTCTTCTTCCCTAGTATGTTGTCAGTTTTGCAGTCATGTTAACTCATCAGTGTACCCTGCTAAATTGAATGAGACTTACTTCCAATGGAATATGAATACAATAGCATTCTTAGGCTATTTACTACAACACAAGAATTATGATTCCTACCCCACAAGAAAGTATGCATGGAACAGCCATAGCTGCTGTGCATATATAGTCCTCCAGGTACATTTAAAAGGCAGAAAATCAGGTCTCTGGTGGGAAAGAAGATGAATAGTAAAGCAGAATTCCTGATTGGCATAATTTCAGAAACTTCATGTGGACTGTATATCCTCAGTAACTATATGAGAATTGTTCATGCAGCACGTATTTTATGTGGAAGCTAACTAAATTGGGGCTTTTTTCTTCTGGCAAGTTAATGCCTATCCTTTTTTCCACCTTGCCATGACAATGACAATCAAGTAGTATCGTACAAAAATGTTTCTGCATGAGACAACTGATTATTCATACAACTGTTTAAAAGCTTAGCTTCTTCAGCTGTGTATGttgaaaagcttttaaaatactcTTAACAATGAATATATACAtttccattttggaaaaaaacTCCCCAAAGCAATAGGTTTGTAAAAGCATTTTATTAAATCTATTTTACTTgtttttcagggtataaacttgaAAAAGTAATGCTTGTCTActataataatgattttttttctcttgtttacTTCTAAGGCCCGTCGTCAGGCTTCTCAGCTCTTCGTAGCTCAGAGGATTCCTTGAAGGATGTATTACTACAACATCTtattatttgattgttttttaaGAAAGATTTCTGGTGCATTCATACCAATAACGTGACATATACTTAGTATCTTACATAttgtaaaataaattttgaaaaaatCAGCTGTGCATGTTACCTCTGCCTATATATCATATTTTAAAGAAGTACAACATTGGTTCCTCAATTCATAGCCCTTTGTGGCTGATATAAATTAGGAAATTGCAGGTTCAATCTAACAGTGAATGTACAATCCAAAACTAATGATCTTTGTAATTTATAGTGCTtcataaaaaagcaaaaaaatcagTGCATTGGCACtgtttagaaggaggaggagtggggggggttgattcttatatgctgcttttccctatctgaaggagactcaaagcggcttacagtcgccttcccattcctctccccacaacagacaccctgtgaggtgggtgatgctgagagagtcttgacatcactgctccgtcagaacagctttatcagtgctgtggtgagcccaaggtcacccagctggctacatgtggggggaatgcagaatcaaacccggctcgccagattagaagtccgcacccctaaccactacaccaagctggctctttatgtGGAGGAGTAATAGATTGCTTCTAGAAACCTCCAGAAACCCTCTCAAGGCAGTTCATGAAATAAAATATAGCATAAAAATGAGCCATGAAAAACAAACCGAATCAAACAAAAAAAGCCAGGCAGTGCTGGGATCCAATGTActacttaaaatattttaaattcagcTGTGTTGTATTGAATATCTTATTTTAAACAGTGAGATAAGTGTCAATTATACTAAagttttattgaatgttttacaACAATTTTGAATAACAAAATTCATTTTTGCAAAGCAAAATATTATCCTTGCTATTTGCCACAACTTATATACTCAGTATGTTCTTATGAGTCCTTTAACAAAATCTTACCAGTGCCACATCGTGGTATGAAAGATGCTTGATAATGGAAGCTGTAACGAAGATGGGAGGCCAACCACAAGACCCCATTTCAGGAAATCCTATTTAGGCCACTCATtgaacattaaaaatattttaatcgaTCTTTGATTAGATCGATTGGATCCCCGCATAGCTTGGCTTCTTTTGTTTAGTTCGGCTTAGTCTGTGTACTCTCCCCTGTTTGTTGCATGCTCATGAAAAATAAACCATCTTATAAATATGGTCAAAAAACAGTCCTTAGGTAAGAAACAGActataaaaacaacttttaaaaggtGGAATCCCTTAGTTGAAAGCCTATATAAATATGTTTTGAGCTTGACACCTGGACCCAGGTGAACCTCAAGAGGGAAGTTTTTCCAAAGGCAAGGTGCTGTCACTGAGGAAGCCATGTTCCTATATGCCTCTGAAGGTGGGGGCACAGAAAGCAGGCATTGTGAGGATGTTCTAATTGTGGGTCTGGACAGTATGAGGGGAGGCAGTTTCAGGTGCCTAGGCCCCAAGGCCATTAGGACTAGTGAGAATCTCAGCACAGGGGTGATGCCATTCCTGTATCCTATCCTTGTGAGGCTGctgaattttgaaccagttgaagATTCTGTATAGTTTTCAAAGGTAGTCTATTGTAGAACATATTGCAGTAATTTAATCTGGATGTGATCAGAGCAGGGCCAGTCAGCAGAGAAAAAGTGCTACAAGCTGAGGAAGAAAAGAGCCCAATTGTTAGCTAAGATTTATCAACCATGGCAAGGAATGAACATACTTCTTCAGGGGGAAGGCAGCCTTATACAAAACAAGCTGTCTCCTCAGTTCTCTGGCAGCTTTGCCCAGCACTGCCTCTCAGTCTTGCTTGGACTGATCTTCAGTTTAATGGCTCACATCTACCTCAGTTTTCTCCAGATACCTGTTCAGCCTTTCCACAAACCCACCTAATACCAAACTCTCTTTTCCATGGCAGTTGGCCTGGAGAAGATGAATCTGTGTTAGAGCAGAAAAGATTACAAACATCAAATCTGTGATTCCGTTAGTGGCAAGTCTACATTCTACCAGCTAAGGGATCCCATAAActttaaaattattgttttatttaatggGGAAAAGAAGGGTTAAATTACAGGATGTCACAAAGCAGGAAGACACTGAATTAATCcagattttttcttttaaaaaacccttcagaTAACAGCTGCAACCATTCTATCACTGTCATGGTTTGGTGAATTATTGCAGAAAAAAGAACTTGGTGAATATTTCTTAAAAGCCTGTAGTCCTCCTGTTGGAGAAGTGTAGCAGGAAATTCTCAGCCTCTACAGCAGAAGAAATGAATATGGTGAGAGCTGAGAGTTTTCAAAGGAGCACTAATGTAGGGGAAGAGATTGTCACTGATGACCCTTGTGTATTTCTGATGCAATGCTCATCAGATAGACTGCACAGATTGCTGTTATGTGTATCGTATGCTACAGGCAGTCTATCGTGTGCTAGGCAGTGTCAGTGGTAAGAGTGTCTTGGAATTAGTTTAGGCC
It contains:
- the ZUP1 gene encoding zinc finger-containing ubiquitin peptidase 1 isoform X2, which produces MCSLVCTDYPVLQEHVELHLEESSFLEGRNSHDLELAQHIQNEEMRQRREAARREREDFQKLQRQYGLDGSGGYKQQSLKNMEREVAQGRMLPAEYHKRKAEMMESFAFGHDDGKTRTSGITEVLGHYYRSESKESKDIKRIWLSMGVDHYHCSLGDKGWGCGYRNFQMMLSSLLRNSTYQECLKDHKSIPCIPKIQWLIENSWKEGFDPQGASHFNSRLQGTKAWIGACEIYSLLTSLSLKCQIVDFHEPTGPLGTHPRLLEWVMNYYNSDKENNAKVVCTSKPPIYLQHQGHSRTILGIEERKNKSLCLLVFDPGCPPQETQKLLKGIDGYNLRLIRRFAGGLKHKQYQVVAIDGVLSEEEKEARRQASQLFVAQRIP
- the ZUP1 gene encoding zinc finger-containing ubiquitin peptidase 1 isoform X3 translates to MLFQGSSSAGGRNSHDLELAQHIQNEEMRQRREAARREREDFQKLQRQYGLDGSGGYKQQSLKNMEREVAQGRMLPAEYHKRKAEMMESFAFGHDDGKTRTSGITEVLGHYYRSESKESKDIKRIWLSMGVDHYHCSLGDKGWGCGYRNFQMMLSSLLRNSTYQECLKDHKSIPCIPKIQWLIENSWKEGFDPQGASHFNSRLQGTKAWIGACEIYSLLTSLSLKCQIVDFHEPTGPLGTHPRLLEWVMNYYNSDKENNAKVVCTSKPPIYLQHQGHSRTILGIEERKNKSLCLLVFDPGCPPQETQKLLKGIDGYNLRLIRRFAGGLKHKQYQVVAIDGVLSEEEKEARRQASQLFVAQRIP